One Phoenix dactylifera cultivar Barhee BC4 chromosome 14, palm_55x_up_171113_PBpolish2nd_filt_p, whole genome shotgun sequence DNA window includes the following coding sequences:
- the LOC120113088 gene encoding rhodanese-like domain-containing protein 11, chloroplastic isoform X2, with translation MEAFGRTLTTTLAISPSAPWRQRAGHRGRSSLLSIPRPRSPNFGGRSRAAVRMGASVGGEEEEARQAKEMVAARRRWEALIREQKIKVLTPREAGYAIQLSNKTLLDVRPSTEHNKAWVKGSTWIPIFDVDSSVDMQTLAKKITNFVMGGWWSGSPMLAFDKGFIGKVEEKFPKDSDIIVACQKGLSWTDQQRAIAAKEGWAYRLVFTGRLVGLILIADALLLGAQKLGPLLQELRSH, from the exons ATGGAGGCTTTTGGGCGAACCCTCACCACCACCCTCGCCATTTCTCCGTCAGCTCCTTGGCGACAAAGAGCTGGCCACCGAGGGAGAAGCAGTCTGCTCTCCATTCCAAGGCCGCGCTCTCCCAATTTTGGAGGG AGGTCGAGGGCTGCCGTAAGAATGGGCGCCTCCGTGggcggagaagaggaggaggcgagGCAGGCGAAAGAGATGGTTGCGGCTCGGAGGAGATGGGAAGCTTTg ATTAGGGAGCAGAAAATTAAGGTCCTTACACCAAGGGAAGCCGGATATGCAATCCAACTTTCAAACAAGACCCTTCTTGATGTCCGTCCCTCAACCGAACACAATAAG GCATGGGTAAAAGGTTCTACTTGGATACCCATATTTGATGTGGACAGCTCTGTTGACATGCAGACTCTTGCCAAGAAAATCACCAACTTTGTTATGG GAGGTTGGTGGAGTGGCAGTCCTATGCTGGCATTTGATAA GGGTTTCATAGGAAAGGTTGAGGAGAAATTTCCCAAGGACTCTGACATTATTGTTGCGTGTCAAAAGGGTCTAAG TTGGACGGATCAGCAACGTGCTATAGCTGCTAAGGAAGGATGGGCTTATCGATTAGTCTTCACCGGTCGCTTG GTCGGACTTATCCTTATAGCAGATGCCTTACTTCTTGGGGCTCAAAAGCTTGGACCTTTACTTCAAGAACTGAGGTCTCATTGA
- the LOC120113088 gene encoding rhodanese-like domain-containing protein 11, chloroplastic isoform X1, with product MEAFGRTLTTTLAISPSAPWRQRAGHRGRSSLLSIPRPRSPNFGGRSRAAVRMGASVGGEEEEARQAKEMVAARRRWEALIREQKIKVLTPREAGYAIQLSNKTLLDVRPSTEHNKAWVKGSTWIPIFDVDSSVDMQTLAKKITNFVMGGWWSGSPMLAFDKGFIGKVEEKFPKDSDIIVACQKGLRSLAACEQLYNAGFRNLFWVQGGLEAAEDEDFQWEGPQPFKLAGIGGVSEFLGWTDQQRAIAAKEGWAYRLVFTGRLVGLILIADALLLGAQKLGPLLQELRSH from the exons ATGGAGGCTTTTGGGCGAACCCTCACCACCACCCTCGCCATTTCTCCGTCAGCTCCTTGGCGACAAAGAGCTGGCCACCGAGGGAGAAGCAGTCTGCTCTCCATTCCAAGGCCGCGCTCTCCCAATTTTGGAGGG AGGTCGAGGGCTGCCGTAAGAATGGGCGCCTCCGTGggcggagaagaggaggaggcgagGCAGGCGAAAGAGATGGTTGCGGCTCGGAGGAGATGGGAAGCTTTg ATTAGGGAGCAGAAAATTAAGGTCCTTACACCAAGGGAAGCCGGATATGCAATCCAACTTTCAAACAAGACCCTTCTTGATGTCCGTCCCTCAACCGAACACAATAAG GCATGGGTAAAAGGTTCTACTTGGATACCCATATTTGATGTGGACAGCTCTGTTGACATGCAGACTCTTGCCAAGAAAATCACCAACTTTGTTATGG GAGGTTGGTGGAGTGGCAGTCCTATGCTGGCATTTGATAA GGGTTTCATAGGAAAGGTTGAGGAGAAATTTCCCAAGGACTCTGACATTATTGTTGCGTGTCAAAAGGGTCTAAG ATCTCTTGCTGCTTGCGAACAACTTTACAATGCGGGTTTCAGAAACTTATTCTGGGTACAAGGAGGTTTGGAAGCTGCTGAAGATGAG GATTTTCAATGGGAAGGCCCCCAACCTTTCAAGCTTGCTGGAATTGGTGGAGTTTCTGAGTTCCTTGG TTGGACGGATCAGCAACGTGCTATAGCTGCTAAGGAAGGATGGGCTTATCGATTAGTCTTCACCGGTCGCTTG GTCGGACTTATCCTTATAGCAGATGCCTTACTTCTTGGGGCTCAAAAGCTTGGACCTTTACTTCAAGAACTGAGGTCTCATTGA
- the LOC120113089 gene encoding cytochrome P450 71AP13-like — translation MALLEWPSTVLILASTALVVLMLVRTHLPKKGQTNLPPGPPPLPIVGNLHQLGRMPHLSLQRLAHKYGPIFHLTLGHIPTVIVSSARTAKEVLRTHDLPLSSRPQLHAAKQLFYGCTDIVFSPYGNYWRQIRKICTLELLSARRVESYRPARAAEVDQLVRRIAAASSGPGGAVSLSRLLGLYANGVLCRAAFGREFAEGGEYDRHGFQKMLEEYQALLGGFSLADFYPSLEWVNAVTGMKRRLARTFKRFDCFFDEIIEEHRKRRKRSEEDKDLVDVLLDIHQDGSLEMPLTMDNVKAIILDMFAAGTDTTFITLDWGMTELLMNPRALKRAQDEVRSIVGERRTVSEGDLPHLHYLKAVIKEIFRMHPPAPLLVPRESMEEVTIDGYQIPAKTRIFVNAWAIGRDPESWKNPHVFEPERFLDSSIDFKGQDFELLPFGAGRRGCPAITFGMASVEIALAQLLHSFDWELPHGVKPEYLDMKEAFGITMHRIAELVAVAKPHSII, via the exons ATGGCTCTCCTGGAATGGCCATCCACGGTCTTGATTCTAGCATCTACAGCACTAGTAGTACTCATGTTGGTTAGAACTCATCTGCCAAAGAAAGGGCAGACCAATCTTCCGCCCGGTCCTCCGCCGCTCCCCATCGTCGGCAACCTCCACCAGCTCGGTCGCATGCCCCACCTCTCCCTCCAACGCCTGGCTCATAAGTACGGCCCCATCTTCCACCTCACCCTCGGCCACATCCCCACCGTCATCGTCTCCTCCGCGAGAACCGCCAAGGAAGTCCTCCGCACCCACGACCTTCCCCTCTCGAGCCGGCCCCAGCTCCACGCCGCGAAGCAGCTCTTCTACGGCTGCACCGACATCGTCTTCTCCCCCTACGGCAACTATTGGCGCCAGATCCGCAAGATCTGCACCCTCGAACTCCTGAGCGCCAGGCGCGTGGAGTCGTACCGCCCCGCGAGAGCCGCGGAGGTCGACCAGCTCGTAAGGCGGATCGCCGCCGCCTCGTCGGGCCCGGGAGGCGCCGTGAGCTTGAGCAGGCTTCTGGGGTTGTACGCGAACGGCGTGCTGTGCCGGGCGGCGTTCGGGAGGGAGTTTGCGGAGGGCGGGGAGTACGATCGGCACGGGTTTCAGAAGATGCTGGAGGAGTACCAGGCTTTGCTTGGGGGGTTCAGCCTGGCGGACTTCTACCCATCCTTGGAGTGGGTGAATGCGGTGACGGGGATGAAGAGGAGGCTGGCGAGGACGTTCAAACGCTTTGATTGCTTCTTTGATGAGATAATAGAGGAGcataggaagaggaggaagaggagcgaGGAGGACAAGGATCTGGTGGATGTGTTGCTTGACATCCACCAGGATGGGAGCCTGGAGATGCCTCTCACCATGGATAACGTTAAAGCCATCATCTTG GACATGTTTGCAGCCGGAACGGATACTACCTTCATAACACTGGACTGGGGTATGACAGAGCTGCTAATGAATCCAAGAGCCTTGAAGAGAGCCCAAGATGAAGTCCGTAGCATCGTTGGTGAGAGAAGAACAGTGTCCGAGGGTGATCTCCCCCACTTACATTACCTAAAGGCGGTGATAAAGGAGATATTCCGAATGCACCCTCCAGCTCCACTTCTTGTCCCAAGAGAATCCATGGAAGAAGTAACCATAGATGGATATCAAATTCCGGCCAAGACGCGAATATTCGTCAATGCTTGGGCGATCGGAAGGGACCCTGAATCATGGAAAAATCCACACGTCTTCGAGCCAGAGAGATTTTTGGATAGCTCCATTGATTTCAAAGGGCAGGATTTCGAGCTTTTACCTTTCGGGGCCGGGAGAAGAGGATGCCCGGCCATCACATTCGGCATGGCTAGTGTCGAAATTGCATTGGCGCAGCTTCTGCACAGCTTTGACTGGGAGCTTCCTCATGGCGTTAAACCTGAATATCTGGATATGAAGGAAGCCTTTGGGATAACCATGCATAGGATAGCTGAACTGGTTGCTGTTGCCAAACCTCATAGTATCATCTGA